The genomic DNA tacacttacAAAAAATCACTTACTCCTGCCTCTCTTTCTTTCACATGGGCGAGCCGGGCTTATCCCACTCTACCAATAGGTCAATTTTTTATTACCCACACttgtcatattattattattttctcttcgattcataattaatacaatatattGGTCAGactttttacaataatatagCCATATTAATGACTTCCAatgttatttgaatataaatgaCATGCACATGGATTactatatgtattaattattattgaacattattgttttttcaaaactaTCATTAGGATCTTGTAGTACATATATAgaagatatatattaattgatatatcAACATCGTGTGAgtgttttcctttttttatataaaagtaaatcaATTGATTATTAAACACATTGTTTGCATGATatcttaattttgatatttattccAACTTGATGGATATTTATTGTTATGACACCccaaatattaagtttatttggAAGTATGATTAACTTACAGTCAACTCTCACCAGAGATTACAAGCTAGTCCAAACTAAAACATTCATTGTTTATGTTAAGTAACCATTCATTAAtccaactaaaaaaaattattctgtGGTATATATAGACgaatatgaatttttatatatatattatagattggTGAAGTTTCTATGATTATTTTCTAatcaaattatctattaaaaaataatatagatatcCCCCATTGACTCGGAATCCACAAGTCCAGGGACGGACCCAGGATTTCGAAatggggtgggcttgaaaaaaatttaaggtgagcataaaataataacgagaaaattttaaaaaaaacaagtatataaaagtaaaattttatcattttttaataattagataaaaaaaaataatgaattatattaattttttttaagaaattaagggtaatgttacatttctaccgtaaaaaaaatatattattattattattatttttttcggGGTGGGCTTCAGCCCACCCGAGTCCCTACATAGATTCATCTCTGCACAATTCTAGCAGTCTCAATCCACGTTTCAAAACGTACCAATGGTTCCCACTGTAAACAATAGATACTAGTAATGCTTAAAATCATACTCTAAATACTATCGAACTCTTACAATGTAAACACAAGATGAGGGGTCGTTTTCACTTTTTGAGGCACAAACAATATCAACTAACTAAGATAAGTCTCTTAGGCATTCATCTATCGTCAGCTAAATCTCATCATGATGAAAACCCTCGACTCCCATATTTTCTCTAAACAAAACACAGTCGGGACAATTTTATCGAAAAGAAAATAACAACGTTCCCACATAAAATCTATCAATATCCCtatatgacattttttttttggaattaaagtAGAACTAGTGATACCCCACAACTATATCATCACTTAAATTCAAAgtgttttcagatgaaatcgaacccttaacattttggtctcttaagccgaccCTTACCACTAAGCTACCTTGGTGATGTATCCATATATGGCATCTTAGTTTAATAATAGAATATCCTTTTGTTGGCTAAAGATAACAACTTATTACGAGAGAATTTTTCTGAAACGATAACCTCTTCTACATCTGATACGATGAGCAAAATCACAAGAGTAATAGTAATACATGTCATTGATCGTGTCATCTCTACAAATAGCAATAACCAATAGAGGCAAATACGAGAAAGAGAACCGCAAAACACACTCCACGTCATGCCTCCTCTCAAAAAAAGGATTCCATCATCCACATAAACCAATATACGATAAGATATTGAAAAGAATTGAGAGAccaagtaattaattaattaaattaattgattgtGGGAACAttaagagttaaaaaaaaatataaatttagttgcACTATTGTCCAACAAGAACCTTATCATTGTAGAAGATGAAAAATACATTTACTTTTAAAACACACGAATGAATTAAAGGAGATGCAGACCACCAATAATCCGGCCCATCTCTCAACGTCAACTAAATGTGAGTTTTCCAGCTCAATCCAGAACATAACTCAACATGATGATACATGGGGGACGGCCAGCCGGTCGGGGCCCTCCTCTTCATGCCTAGCTAACAACAAGCacaaaaacacaactttctATCTTTTCACTTACCACACCAATTATTGatcctattattattattatttcttttttatcacCTTATTACTTTACTTACCTTCATATACATGAGTCATGACTATAGGAGCCGAatctataaaaagaaaattattttcaattttctatAGGAATATAACATGTCATAAATTCGTCCAGAATTTAAttatggtttatatagccctaTGTCAatgtttattaataatgatGAAAATCGTTTGAGCACAACAACAAATAAtgatatgaagagaaaataaataaataaaaacgtTACTCAATAGGTTATCGAGTTCGTAAGTTCTCGAGAAAAACGATCAACTCCCGACGGACTCTACCTGTTTTCCGGAATGAATCTcagaaaacattataataatagcACAATGAATGATACTCATCGGACAACTACGATTAGTAAAAGTTCAACGATTTCTTTACAACCAGATAgtctaacaaaaaataattgggatacTAACCCAATTATGTAGGCCTAACATATTAGTcacatcaatccaaatttcccAACAAGTACCCAAATACTCGGGTATCATAATATTCGGTATCACTCAATGAATCCTAATGATACTCcaaaaagacttcaaatactagtcactcatCGATAATGCAAAAATAAGTAAGTTGATGATTCAAACTTCTCGCGACtcatacgactaaccataatacaacttttttcatgcacatatcatccgtaaTAATTTCAATGTGAATAACGCTCTATCCAAAAGACGAGATCTTTGATGAAATCGTCTGCTCTTAAAAATTCTCTTAccaaaaattatgttataacaCTGTCTCACATGAAtccaaatcaaatataaaaaatcaaatactaCAAATTAATCAGATtttattctcataaaaaaaaatgctttaattTGGATTggtaacataattttttttttataatttgggaCCCGCAAAGAAGATAATGTTTGTTGACATCTTTATCCACGTGTAATGATCAGGAGTTGCTTTCATGTTCTTAGTTATATAGTAGCGATCACACCGGATTATGTTTTCAATCTTAAATTTAACGTGTCTTGAAATTCTCGTATACTTTTGTTACGATTAACGGGGAATATCAAGAAATCTCCTCATCCTCCTCGATCTTTTGAGATTGAGGGGATCGATAAATGAGGAGATGGAACTTCTTTTGCCTTATTATTTACATACCTGAAGTTTACTCCGGCGAGGCGGTTTAGGATACGGCGCCGGGACTGATGTTGCTCGCTTCGTCGGAAAATGTGATGTTTTCATAATCGCCGGCGAACGCTGCTCAACTCCGACGGTTAACGTTGCCGATCCGAAACTTTTAGGTGCCTTTTAGCTGATTTACACATTTTTCATCCATTCTCCGGCAAATTGTAGAGGTTTGTTTATTGTTTAATGCTGTCAATTTGAATTTTTCTGTACTGTTATTAATGATTGTTGAATTTCTACGGAAACGATTACATTTCAGAAGTTAATATTGATCTACTATACATTCACCTGCTCTAAATTAGGGTTCCTTTTACAATTTACACATTAAGCATTTGGTGCTTTCAATTGGTCTGATttggtttataatttataaatctccTTAAAGCTTACTCTTTGATTGCAGTTGGTCTATTTTGATAACTTTCAAATAAAGATGTCCTTCAAATCCATAGTAAATGAACTGGTGGAAATGTTGGAAGTGATTGGAAGTTTATCAAGGGGATGGACAAAGGGCAAGCATTGGCGAAGAAGACGGACTTTATCGCATATAGTTCCCGATATAATCCCATCTGAAACCATCAAACAAGGGAAATGGGCAAATTTGCCACCTGAACTTCTTTTCGATATAATCCGTAGAGTTGAAGAGAGTGAAGTTTCATGGCCTGCAAGGAATGCAGTTGTCTTTTGTGCTTCAGTTTGCAAGTCATGGAGGGATATCACAAAGGAGATTGTCAAGACACCTGAGCAATGTGGGAGACTCACCTTTCCTATTTCATTGAAACAGGTAAAGAACGAGGAAAGTCATTTcaatttctttcttattttgcGTCTAATCATTTCTGTATATAGCCTGGACCAAGCGATTCTCCAATTCAATGCTTTATTAAAAGAGATCGAGCAACTGCAGTTTATCGTCTGTATTATGGTCTTACCCCTTGTAAGTGTAACTTCATAGTTTTTCCCTGTAATGCGGTTTTCATGTTATAGTCATACAATTCATAGATGATGATAAACATTCTTTGGACTTGCAGCTGAGAATGAAAACGACAAACTATTGTTGgctgctaagaagattagaAGGGGAGTTAGATCAGAGTTCATAATATCTTTGGTTGCTGATGACTTTTCCAGAGCCAGCAATACATATGTTGGAAAACTTAGGTCTAATTTCCTGTGCTCCAAATTCACCATTTACGACAGCCAACCTGCAGATTCCAATGAAGTTCAACAAAATAGTAGATCGAGTGGCAGATTCCATTCTAAGCGTGTAACTCCAACTCCAAGTTTACCTGCGTGTAACTACAGAATTGCCACTTTAAATTATGAGCTGAATATCTTGAGGACAAGAGGCCCTAGGAGAATTCAATGCAACATGTTATCCATACTCCCTGAGGAGAATGGAAAACCATTGATTCTTAAGAACAAGCTTCCCAGATGGCACGAACAGTTACAGTGCTGGTGCTTAAATTTCAAGGGTCGTGTAACTGTTGCCTCTGTCAAGAATTTCCAGTTGGCTGCAGAACCGTCTGACAAAATTTCGGTATCGGATCAAGAGAGAGTGATCTTACAGTTTGGAAAGATAGGGAAGGACATTTTCACTATGGATTATCAATACCCCCTTTCGGCTTTCCAAGCGTTTGCCATCTGCTTGAGCAGCTTCGACACAAAACCCATCTGCGAATGACATCCACTTGTGTTGTTGTATAACAAATtcacctcttcttcttcttttcttttcctgTATCTGTGTTTTCAACCATCTTTGAATCATATGGATTATATATAGAATCAGGTGATTTGATATGTAAACACTTTCCATTCAATTCAGTCAGAAATCATGTCAGGGTGCACAAACATAGCCAAACCAGATTATCATctttacaaacaaattaattgatAGATTTAGAACACACTGAAGATATACACTGAATTATGTCATTTTCGAGCTAAAGAGCTTGGCCGTTTCGAGAACAAGGGTATTCTCATACCAAGAACTGTTCTTTTGCAAGATGATTTCTTTTCAATGAATTGCTTTTCACAGCTTCTCTCAATATGTTGTTGTGGTTGTGGTTGTTCTTCGTGGACGACTTGGACTTCGGCATCATCTTGGAACCCCTGGAGCACCACCATCGCCATCTCTTTCACTCTCTCATTGCTGTTAGCTGATATGATGACCAAGGAAGGAATAATGTCTTCGTTCTTCGCCAATTGACAACTTTGACCTTTCCGTTTGCAGAGAGTATGGAGGACAGAAACTGCATGTTCTTGGACCTCACTGCTTTCAAACTCGAGTAGCTTAGCGATCTGACTGATGAATCCATCTGTTTCAGCAACAACAGCTGTGAATCCTTCTTCTGTTTGGAAGAAATTGTCATACACAGTTATTATATTTGCTGCAAGATCCATGTCTCCTTCGAATAAACGATTTAACGTTGGGATGAGATTAGAAGAGTCGATGAAGGAATGAGTATCTTTGTTCGACGACAAATTCTTTAATATCAGGATTGCTGATTTCTGAATTTGTCTGGAATCTGATTCCACCAGCAATTTCAGAACCGAAGAAAATACAGTTGATGATGCTATTGTATACTTGCAATCTTCATGACACGATAATGATTCTACTATAGACAAGGCCTCTTCCGTCGCTCCAGAATCCAGAAGCGATGCCAAAAGTTCATACGCCTGGAAATTCGACGAACTCCTTCTGCAAATTAACATACAATCAGTATAAGAAATCCAAAATTGGAGTTTTGGTTGTGtgttatatacacatatatattacTTGAATGTCTTGAAACATGTTGATAACAGCCTGCAACCGATTTTCAGTGCCCTCGAATCCTGGAAACCAAATGCATCCTTCACGAATTTAATAAGAGGATCGACGATATCATCTGTTGAACGATTGTGTTGCATTTGTTTCTCGAGATCTTCTACAGCAGAACACTGTAATTCCCAAGGAAGTGAATCTAGGTTTTCTACAAGCAGATTGTTTTTCGATTCATCCACAGTTTCCGGGTgaaaatgatttgaataattatcGTTTAGCGACACACTACTCATATCTCCAGGAACAAGAGCTAAATTGTTGAAGCAACCTCTCAAGCTGGCAAGAGATGTGCAAGACAAAGAAGAGTCGACATTAAACGATCCATATTCCTGTGTAAACGAGAAGTTTTCATTACTATCATCGTTTGGCACGTAGTTGTCTGTTAGATCCGTTACAATCGTTTGACCATGATCCTTAAGCAGGTTCAATAGATATACTAAGATGTTCATTTTAGTTGACTGGTCTGCACTAACTTTATCAATAAGCTTCCTTATTGAACGTTTCTCGATCATCAACTCTTTTTCCGATACAATACTCAGCCTTGAAGCTGCGAATCTCATCACATCAATGGCTTCCTTTACATCTGATTCAGATGATGATATTAATCCTTTCTTCAGGAACTCTTTCACCGTTTTACCAGCCTCCTCTTCACACAAATTCAAGACGATTCTCACCCTCTTGAGATCAGAGATTATAACTGATATCTGAATTGAAATAAAGTGAAATTAGTTAACTATTATGGTTCATTAATTCATTAGTAAAATAATGAACTAACCTCAGTAGCTAACTGAACTGGAACTATATACTGAATCTGGTTTAAACTTTGATTCAATAAGTTTCTGATTCTTGTAAATCTTTGCAGTATTACATCCCCGGTTAAAGCCTGAAACAAGATTGTCGGAGAACGATGACAAACATGCTAAAAAGGTATGATTGTATGAGTATAATTACGACAGAGACATACCAAGTATAGTTTACTAGAATCTGAACAATAGTTAAACAATGAATTGGCTTTATCTAGTTCATTCTTCAAAGAACAAAGAGATTGAATCCCAGATGAAGAGCCTGGTCGAGTTTCTTCAATCTGTGGAAGTATTGTTGAAATTCTTTCAACAACTTTAATCAGCGAAGAACAGATAGATCGATGAACCTTTATGGAACGAGAATTTGTTGTAGTAATCTTATCTTCATCACAGTTTTGATCAGCCCCCATTGAAAAACAAAGAGAAAAGTAGATTAGCTTGAAACAAAAGAGATTGATTTTAGTAGTGCAAGTTGTTGGGTGGGAATAAATAGCAATAAATTTGGTGGGTATTATAGAAAAACATTTTCCCGACAATTACAGAACCCACCATTCATTCTTGGAAGGAGATCGAAAGAGAACAAAAAGATTACTATTATTAAAGATGGTTATGGAAGCTTCATAGTTATTAagtaaaaagaagaagaaatactttttattgaaataaattaagtgTGGACCCTAATCCTTAGCCAATAGCCTATTTGACATTTGAACTACCAATTAAAATTGAGAATTGTTGAATGAGAAATTGAAAGGTATAATAGACTTTTgcaattaatgtgtttttttaaagataatgtTGAATTAGTTTATATAGAATGATAAAAAGAAGGAAACTTAATTTAAACTCAAtcctacaaaaataattaaatattttagaaatggAATATAAGAAAAGACTTTTCTTTAATAGTTCATATATGTAcaagtttgaaattattttgtctacccctttgataattttttataaaaaaactaaaatgtaTGACGTATTAATGGTAGCTAAATGTGACgtttacaataaaaaaacaaaaaaggacCCATTACTTAccaactaaatttattaatggaAACATTATgcaagttttttatttaaaaaaaaatcaattagctaatattattgttaattttttattttatttttgacaaattaGTCCATTTacatgagaaaataaaatttaaaaatttcacaaaatattcAATATGAAACTAATACAAATATAGTATTCAATATGTTATGAGCTACTAGTATTCGAAAAAATAATAACTCTCCGTTTGACTCCATCAACTTTTCGAAACGAATATTAAAAAACGtcgtaataataaaattataaatgatacgcatCGAGTTCAACTATTTATCTCCTACCCGTccaagataactcaaatatattaCTATGTCATATCAAcaatttttccaaatttctcaacaacaatttctccaaattattttctataaacaTATCAACa from Impatiens glandulifera chromosome 9, dImpGla2.1, whole genome shotgun sequence includes the following:
- the LOC124913911 gene encoding tubby-like F-box protein 2, producing the protein MSFKSIVNELVEMLEVIGSLSRGWTKGKHWRRRRTLSHIVPDIIPSETIKQGKWANLPPELLFDIIRRVEESEVSWPARNAVVFCASVCKSWRDITKEIVKTPEQCGRLTFPISLKQPGPSDSPIQCFIKRDRATAVYRLYYGLTPSENENDKLLLAAKKIRRGVRSEFIISLVADDFSRASNTYVGKLRSNFLCSKFTIYDSQPADSNEVQQNSRSSGRFHSKRVTPTPSLPACNYRIATLNYELNILRTRGPRRIQCNMLSILPEENGKPLILKNKLPRWHEQLQCWCLNFKGRVTVASVKNFQLAAEPSDKISVSDQERVILQFGKIGKDIFTMDYQYPLSAFQAFAICLSSFDTKPICE
- the LOC124913910 gene encoding U-box domain-containing protein 45-like is translated as MGADQNCDEDKITTTNSRSIKVHRSICSSLIKVVERISTILPQIEETRPGSSSGIQSLCSLKNELDKANSLFNYCSDSSKLYLALTGDVILQRFTRIRNLLNQSLNQIQYIVPVQLATEISVIISDLKRVRIVLNLCEEEAGKTVKEFLKKGLISSSESDVKEAIDVMRFAASRLSIVSEKELMIEKRSIRKLIDKVSADQSTKMNILVYLLNLLKDHGQTIVTDLTDNYVPNDDSNENFSFTQEYGSFNVDSSLSCTSLASLRGCFNNLALVPGDMSSVSLNDNYSNHFHPETVDESKNNLLVENLDSLPWELQCSAVEDLEKQMQHNRSTDDIVDPLIKFVKDAFGFQDSRALKIGCRLLSTCFKTFKRSSSNFQAYELLASLLDSGATEEALSIVESLSCHEDCKYTIASSTVFSSVLKLLVESDSRQIQKSAILILKNLSSNKDTHSFIDSSNLIPTLNRLFEGDMDLAANIITVYDNFFQTEEGFTAVVAETDGFISQIAKLLEFESSEVQEHAVSVLHTLCKRKGQSCQLAKNEDIIPSLVIISANSNERVKEMAMVVLQGFQDDAEVQVVHEEQPQPQQHIERSCEKQFIEKKSSCKRTVLGMRIPLFSKRPSSLARK